A window of Bacteroidota bacterium genomic DNA:
AGGTCTTTTCAACTACATCTAAATTGCTGCTTTCCCTTTTTAATGCCCTTACTTTATGACCTGCTTTAACCAGGTCAACCAACAAATGAGCCCCTAAAAGTCCTGTACCACCAGTAATTAAAATCATAATGCAAAGGTAATTTTTTTTACCATGCCTATTTAGAAATATGGTGCTGAGGCTAAAAAATTCATGTTTTTTTAAAGGATTTAAAACATAAAACAAATTCTTGGAGAAACTTTATTCCCTGTATTCGAATGAACATGTTGTTTTTCATGTTTAATACCTATCTCCTTCTTAAAATATAAATATTAAATTTGGCGTTTAATCTATATTGTGAAAAAATTTAAACTCTTATTCCTTTCCCTTTTAAGTGGGGTTTTACTAAGTGTTGCATGGCCGGCAACAGGAGGTTTGTTTTTTTTGGTGTTTTTGGCCCTGGTTCCTTTGCTTTATGTGGAAAACATAATTTCTAATAACAGGGATAAATACAAATCATTCCACTTTTTCAATTATGCTTATGTAACCTTTTTTACATGGAATGCCATTACAACCTGGTGGATTTATTATGCCACTGCAGAGGGAATGGTGGCTGCGGTAATTTGCAATGCTCTGTTTATGGCTGTTATTGCCCTGCTTTTTCATTTTACCAGAAAGGTGTTGGGTGAAAAGAGGGGTTATATTGCCCTTGTAGTATATTGGATTTCTTTTGAATACCTGCATTTGGAATGGGATCTTTCATGGCCCTGGCTTACCATAGGAAATGTTTTTGCCCAAAACACAGAACTAGTGCAATGGTATGAATACACGGGTATAATGGGAGGAACTCTTTGGGTATTGGTGGTAAATATATTGCTGTTTCGCATTTTCAGGCAATTGTATATTCTAAAGACAGGCCTAAAAAACAATTTTGTAGAAATTTCAACAGCTGCATTTATTTTATTTGCACCTATCCTTTTTTCCATTTTTACATATGCCAACTACAAGGAAAAGTCTGACCCTCTGGATATAGTAGTAGTACAGCCTAATATTGATCCTTATTTCGAGAAATTTAACGGACTCACTCCTGAGCAGCAGCTTGAAAAAATGAATACACTTGCTGCTTCCATGATTGATCAAAATACTGATTATGTAGTCTTTCCGGAAACAGCCCTTCCACAAGGAATATGGGAAAACAAGTTAGAAAACGCTCCGCCTGTTAAAGCAATAAAAGAATTTATAAAAGATTTTCCTAAACTACATTATGTAACAGGACTTTCATCCTTTCGCGAGTATCTTCCCGGAGATAAATTGTCTGCTACAGCACGCCCTTACAGAGATGGAGGAGGTCATTATGATTTATACAATACGGCAATGCAAATTGATCATGATCCTGAAATACAGATTTACCATAAATCAAAACTTGTTCCTGGCGTTGAAAAGATGCCTTTTCCTTCCCTTTTTGGATTTTTGGAGGCATACGCAATTGACATTGGAGGTATGACCGGAAGCCATGGAACAGATGCTGAAAGAGGAGTGTTTTCTTCCATAGATGGTAAAAAAAGAATTGCCCCGGTAATTTGTTATGAATCCATTTATGGGGAATATATTGGAGAATATATTAAAAATGGAGCTGAAGTTATTTTCATCATTACCAATGATGGTTGGTGGCAGGATACACCCGGATACAAACAGCATCTTCAATATGCAAAATTAAAAGCGGTTTCAAATAGAAGGAGTATCGCCCGATCTGCAAATACTGGCGTTTCCTGTTTTATTAACCAGCGCGGGGATATTCAACAGGCCACATCCTGGTGGGAACCAGCAGTAATAAGGCAAACCATTAATGCCAATGATAAAATCACTTTTTATGCACAACATGGTGATTATATTGCACGAGCAGCAGTATTCATAGCTGCTTTAATTTTTCTCAGCGCAATTGCATTTAGCATGAATAAAACCAAACAAAGACTTGGCTAACGGTTTTTAATGGAAAAATTGAAACAAAACCACATGAAAATTCATTGCATTTCTCCTTTTTTACTGATTGGAAACTCAATAAAGTCAATGAAGATTAAACAATATTTATTACTTTCGCTGAAAAATATACTGTAGTGTAAGCTACTGTTTTTACAAGCATTTAATTGAAATCTCTTGAAATGAAAAATTACGAAGTAATAATTATAGGTTCTGGCCCCGGTGGATATGTTGCGGCTATAAGATGTGCCCAATTGGGAATAAAAACAGCCATAATAGAAAAATACAAAACACTGGGAGGAACATGTCTAAATGTTGGTTGTATTCCTTCGAAAGCTTTGCTTGATTCTTCAGAACATTTTCACAATGCTGCACATAACTTTAAAGAGCATGGAATTGAAATCAAGGATTTGAAAGTTAACCTTGCCCAAATGATTGAACGAAAAAGGCAAGTAGTTTCTCAAACCTGTGATGGTATTGATTTTTTAATGAAGAAAAACAAAATTGATGTTTTTCATGGACATGCTTCTTTCGTTGATAAAAATACTGTTGAAATAACCAAAGAAAATGGTGAGAATGAAAAGATAAGTGGAGCAAAAATAATTATTGCAACCGGATCAAAGCCTTCTTCCTTGCCAGGAATTGAGATCGATAAAAAAAGAGTAATCACCTCAACCCAGGCTCTTGAATTAAATGAAGTGCCTAAACATATGATTATCATTGGTGGAGGAGTAATTGGTTTAGAACTTGGTTCTGTGTATGCCAGATTAGGTGCCAAAAT
This region includes:
- the lnt gene encoding apolipoprotein N-acyltransferase; its protein translation is MKKFKLLFLSLLSGVLLSVAWPATGGLFFLVFLALVPLLYVENIISNNRDKYKSFHFFNYAYVTFFTWNAITTWWIYYATAEGMVAAVICNALFMAVIALLFHFTRKVLGEKRGYIALVVYWISFEYLHLEWDLSWPWLTIGNVFAQNTELVQWYEYTGIMGGTLWVLVVNILLFRIFRQLYILKTGLKNNFVEISTAAFILFAPILFSIFTYANYKEKSDPLDIVVVQPNIDPYFEKFNGLTPEQQLEKMNTLAASMIDQNTDYVVFPETALPQGIWENKLENAPPVKAIKEFIKDFPKLHYVTGLSSFREYLPGDKLSATARPYRDGGGHYDLYNTAMQIDHDPEIQIYHKSKLVPGVEKMPFPSLFGFLEAYAIDIGGMTGSHGTDAERGVFSSIDGKKRIAPVICYESIYGEYIGEYIKNGAEVIFIITNDGWWQDTPGYKQHLQYAKLKAVSNRRSIARSANTGVSCFINQRGDIQQATSWWEPAVIRQTINANDKITFYAQHGDYIARAAVFIAALIFLSAIAFSMNKTKQRLG